From the Cucurbita pepo subsp. pepo cultivar mu-cu-16 chromosome LG05, ASM280686v2, whole genome shotgun sequence genome, one window contains:
- the LOC111794873 gene encoding ubiquitin carboxyl-terminal hydrolase MINDY-1-like isoform X1, translated as MASPSSSEDPPNPPLEQQQQQPPKEKENECLYKTKTIQFLGRSTPIVLQNDNGPCPLLAICNVLLLRNNLNLGPDATEVSQEKLLSLVAERLIDSNSNVDNKDAGFVENQQQNIADAIDLLPRLATGIDVNIRFRRIDDFEFTPECAIFDLLDIPLYHGWIVDPQDHDTASAIGSKSYNAIMEELVALETQHMEDQCSNNPEDDCIDFVAATTATLGVPSPSLSKNCSFDESPRSVSDEQRMRKGDLEEEAELLRALKLSESVTPISMDNHGVVDSVGDTYATKLDEEPSPEKVSIIDAVEKAIIKGICAAENNLNQQPSLSIEDSCRTSLSKSDDEGVSQEQVSSSPLKADVGKPLETVESEGHKICPDMLDNHETLIETDPISGRESSLVNENTDDISHKNDKTPLPAPFESVDHKPVDKEDSSELSGLSSSVTCTDSADGKIQCVDVPGGLTSTVGSEPMYEGEECILDARSAVLAAQEPVYEGEVVLAEQGCGSSINFPNVPAKDEISPKQGELIRNFLKNNASQLTFYGLFSLQDGLKERELCVFFRNNHFSTMFKLDGQLYLLATDQGYIHQPDLVWEKLNEVNGDTLFMTGNFKEFKVESHSNESWDEHNAMASTADYLASIDATKHAGLDLNSDLQLAIALQQQEFEQQPQRQNVQQPSSGGSSRLVVGPQVSKSSGKTPPSSSARTDAKPKEKCSVM; from the exons ATGGCGTCGCCTTCTTCCTCTGAAGaccctccaaatccacccctggaacaacagcaacagcagccgcccaaggaaaaggaaaatgaatgcCTATACAAGACCAAAACTATTCAATTTCTTGGCCGCTCTACGCCTATTGTTCTCCAGAACGATAATGGTCCATGCCCTCTCCTCGCCATAT GCAATGTTCTCTTGTTGCGGAACAACTTAAATCTGGGTCCAGATGCAACAGAAGTATCGCAGGAGAAATTGTTGTCTCTGGTCGCTGAACGGTTGATTGATTCAAATAGTAATGTTGAT AACAAAGATGCTGGTTTTGTTGAGAATCAACAACAGAACATTGCTGATGCTATTGATCTGCTACCACGGCTAGCAACAGGGATAGATGTAAATATTAGGTTTAGGAG GAttgatgattttgaattcactccagaatgcGCCATTTTTGATTTGTTGGATATTCCTCTATATCATGGTTGGATAGTTGATCCTCAG GATCATGATACTGCTAGTGCAATTGGTTCCAAATCCTACAACGCTATTATGGAGGAGCTTGTTGCTCTGGAAACACAGCACATGGAGGATCAATGTAGTAATAATCCTGAAGATGATTGTATTGATTTTGTAGCTGCAACAACAGCAACGCTTGGAGTACCATCTCCAAGTCTTTCGAAAAATTGTTCATTTGATGAATCACCTCGTTCAGTCTCTGATGAGCAACGAATGAGAAAAGGGGATCTTGAAGAAGAGGCAGAGTTGTTGAGAGCCTTGAAATTGTCTGAATCTGTAACACCAATCTCAATGGATAATCATGGTGTTGTCGATTCCGTGGGGGACACTTATGCCACCAAATTGGATGAGGAACCATCTCCTGAAAAGGTTTCAATCATAGATGCCGTGGAGAAGGCCATAATAAAAGGCATTTGTGCTGCAGAAAATAATCTTAACCAGCAGCCCAGTTTATCCATCGAAGATTCTTGCAGAACCTCTTTGAGCAAGAGTGATGATGAAGGCGTATCACAGGAGCAAGTAAGCTCTTCACCGTTGAAGGCTGATGTGGGAAAGCCCCTTGAGACTGTTGAGTCTGAAGGGCATAAGATTTGCCCTGACATGTTGGACAATCATGAAACATTAATTGAGACTGATCCCATTTCTGGAAGAGAGAGTTCATTGGTGAATGAGAATACTGACGATATTTCTCACAAGAATGATAAAACCCCTTTGCCAGCTCCTTTTGAATCAGTCGATCATAAACCGGTAGATAAGGAAGACTCAAGTGAACTATCAGGCCTATCTTCATCTGTTACCTGTACAGATTCAGCAGATGGTAAAATTCAATGTGTTGATGTACCTGGCGGTTTGACTTCAACTGTTGGTAGTGAGCCCATGTATGAAGGAGAGGAATGTATATTGGATGCACGAAGTGCGGTTCTTGCAGCTCAAGAGCCTGTATATGAAGGTGAAGTGGTTCTTGCAGAACAAGGTTGTGGAAGCTCAATAAATTTCCCAAATGTACCGGCAAAGGATGAAATTAGTCCAAAACAAG GGGAGCTGATCAGGAATTTCTTAAAGAACAATGCAAGTCAGCTAACATTTTATGG CCTTTTCTCCTTACAAGATGGACTTAAAGAGCGTGaactttgtgtttttttccGGAATAATCACTTCAGCACCATGTTTAAG CTTGATGGCCAGCTTTATCTCTTAGCTACAGACCAAGGTTACATTCATCAACCTGATTTGGTGTGGGAAAAGCTAAATGAG GTGAATGGAGATACTTTATTTATGACGGGTAATTTCAAAGAATTCAAAGTAGAAAGTCATTCTAATGAATCTTGGGATGAACATAATGCCATGGCAAGCACTGCG GATTATCTTGCAAGTATTGATGCCACCAAACATGCCGGATTGGATTTGAA TTCTGACCTGCAATTAGCAATAGCCCTGCAACAACAGGAGTTTGAACAACAACCACAGCGACAAAATGTGCAGCAGCCATCTTCTGGCGGCAGTTCAAGGCTGGTCGTGGGTCCTCAG GTGTCTAAAAGTAGTGGAAAAACCCCGCCATCTTCTTCCGCGAGGACCGACGCAAAACCGAAGGAAAAGTGCAGTGTGATGTGA
- the LOC111794873 gene encoding ubiquitin carboxyl-terminal hydrolase MINDY-1-like isoform X2: MASPSSSEDPPNPPLEQQQQQPPKEKENECLYKTKTIQFLGRSTPIVLQNDNGPCPLLAICNVLLLRNNLNLGPDATEVSQEKLLSLVAERLIDSNSNVDNKDAGFVENQQQNIADAIDLLPRLATGIDVNIRFRRIDDFEFTPECAIFDLLDIPLYHGWIVDPQDHDTASAIGSKSYNAIMEELVALETQHMEDQCSNNPEDDCIDFVAATTATLGVPSPSLSKNCSFDESPRSVSDEQRMRKGDLEEEAELLRALKLSESVTPISMDNHGVVDSVGDTYATKLDEEPSPEKVSIIDAVEKAIIKGICAAENNLNQQPSLSIEDSCRTSLSKSDDEGVSQEQVSSSPLKADVGKPLETVESEGHKICPDMLDNHETLIETDPISGRESSLVNENTDDISHKNDKTPLPAPFESVDHKPVDKEDSSELSGLSSSVTCTDSADGKIQCVDVPGGLTSTVGSEPMYEGEECILDARSAVLAAQEPVYEGEVVLAEQGCGSSINFPNVPAKDEISPKQGELIRNFLKNNASQLTFYGLFSLQDGLKERELCVFFRNNHFSTMFKLDGQLYLLATDQGYIHQPDLVWEKLNEVNGDTLFMTGNFKEFKVESHSNESWDEHNAMASTADYLASIDATKHAGLDLNSDLQLAIALQQQEFEQQPQRQNVQQPSSGGSSRLVVGPQVSKSSGKTPPSSSARTDAKPKEKCSVM, encoded by the exons ATGGCGTCGCCTTCTTCCTCTGAAGaccctccaaatccacccctggaacaacagcaacagcagccgcccaaggaaaaggaaaatgaatgcCTATACAAGACCAAAACTATTCAATTTCTTGGCCGCTCTACGCCTATTGTTCTCCAGAACGATAATGGTCCATGCCCTCTCCTCGCCATAT GCAATGTTCTCTTGTTGCGGAACAACTTAAATCTGGGTCCAGATGCAACAGAAGTATCGCAGGAGAAATTGTTGTCTCTGGTCGCTGAACGGTTGATTGATTCAAATAGTAATGTTGAT AACAAAGATGCTGGTTTTGTTGAGAATCAACAACAGAACATTGCTGATGCTATTGATCTGCTACCACGGCTAGCAACAGGGATAGATGTAAATATTAGGTTTAGGAG GAttgatgattttgaattcactccagaatgcGCCATTTTTGATTTGTTGGATATTCCTCTATATCATGGTTGGATAGTTGATCCTCAG GATCATGATACTGCTAGTGCAATTGGTTCCAAATCCTACAACGCTATTATGGAGGAGCTTGTTGCTCTGGAAACACAGCACATGGAGGATCAATGTAGTAATAATCCTGAAGATGATTGTATTGATTTTGTAGCTGCAACAACAGCAACGCTTGGAGTACCATCTCCAAGTCTTTCGAAAAATTGTTCATTTGATGAATCACCTCGTTCAGTCTCTGATGAGCAACGAATGAGAAAAGGGGATCTTGAAGAAGAGGCAGAGTTGTTGAGAGCCTTGAAATTGTCTGAATCTGTAACACCAATCTCAATGGATAATCATGGTGTTGTCGATTCCGTGGGGGACACTTATGCCACCAAATTGGATGAGGAACCATCTCCTGAAAAGGTTTCAATCATAGATGCCGTGGAGAAGGCCATAATAAAAGGCATTTGTGCTGCAGAAAATAATCTTAACCAGCAGCCCAGTTTATCCATCGAAGATTCTTGCAGAACCTCTTTGAGCAAGAGTGATGATGAAGGCGTATCACAGGAGCAAGTAAGCTCTTCACCGTTGAAGGCTGATGTGGGAAAGCCCCTTGAGACTGTTGAGTCTGAAGGGCATAAGATTTGCCCTGACATGTTGGACAATCATGAAACATTAATTGAGACTGATCCCATTTCTGGAAGAGAGAGTTCATTGGTGAATGAGAATACTGACGATATTTCTCACAAGAATGATAAAACCCCTTTGCCAGCTCCTTTTGAATCAGTCGATCATAAACCGGTAGATAAGGAAGACTCAAGTGAACTATCAGGCCTATCTTCATCTGTTACCTGTACAGATTCAGCAGATGGTAAAATTCAATGTGTTGATGTACCTGGCGGTTTGACTTCAACTGTTGGTAGTGAGCCCATGTATGAAGGAGAGGAATGTATATTGGATGCACGAAGTGCGGTTCTTGCAGCTCAAGAGCCTGTATATGAAGGTGAAGTGGTTCTTGCAGAACAAGGTTGTGGAAGCTCAATAAATTTCCCAAATGTACCGGCAAAGGATGAAATTAGTCCAAAACAAG GGGAGCTGATCAGGAATTTCTTAAAGAACAATGCAAGTCAGCTAACATTTTATGG CCTTTTCTCCTTACAAGATGGACTTAAAGAGCGTGaactttgtgtttttttccGGAATAATCACTTCAGCACCATGTTTAAG CTTGATGGCCAGCTTTATCTCTTAGCTACAGACCAAGGTTACATTCATCAACCTGATTTGGTGTGGGAAAAGCTAAATGAG GTGAATGGAGATACTTTATTTATGACGGGTAATTTCAAAGAATTCAAAGTAGAAAGTCATTCTAATGAATCTTGGGATGAACATAATGCCATGGCAAGCACTGCG GATTATCTTGCAAGTATTGATGCCACCAAACATGCCGGATTGGATTTGAA TTCTGACCTGCAATTAGCAATAGCCCTGCAACAACAG GAGTTTGAACAACAACCACAGCGACAAAATGTGCAGCAGCCATCTTCTGGCGGCAGTTCAAGGCTGGTCGTGGGTCCTCAG GTGTCTAAAAGTAGTGGAAAAACCCCGCCATCTTCTTCCGCGAGGACCGACGCAAAACCGAAGGAAAAGTGCAGTGTGATGTGA
- the LOC111794873 gene encoding ubiquitin carboxyl-terminal hydrolase MINDY-1-like isoform X3 — MASPSSSEDPPNPPLEQQQQQPPKEKENECLYKTKTIQFLGRSTPIVLQNDNGPCPLLAICNVLLLRNNLNLGPDATEVSQEKLLSLVAERLIDSNSNVDNKDAGFVENQQQNIADAIDLLPRLATGIDVNIRFRRIDDFEFTPECAIFDLLDIPLYHGWIVDPQDHDTASAIGSKSYNAIMEELVALETQHMEDQCSNNPEDDCIDFVAATTATLGVPSPSLSKNCSFDESPRSVSDEQRMRKGDLEEEAELLRALKLSESVTPISMDNHGVVDSVGDTYATKLDEEPSPEKVSIIDAVEKAIIKGICAAENNLNQQPSLSIEDSCRTSLSKSDDEGVSQEQVSSSPLKADVGKPLETVESEGHKICPDMLDNHETLIETDPISGRESSLVNENTDDISHKNDKTPLPAPFESVDHKPVDKEDSSELSGLSSSVTCTDSADGKIQCVDVPGGLTSTVGSEPMYEGEECILDARSAVLAAQEPVYEGEVVLAEQGCGSSINFPNVPAKDEISPKQGELIRNFLKNNASQLTFYGLFSLQDGLKERELCVFFRNNHFSTMFKLDGQLYLLATDQGYIHQPDLVWEKLNEVNGDTLFMTGNFKEFKVESHSNESWDEHNAMDYLASIDATKHAGLDLNSDLQLAIALQQQEFEQQPQRQNVQQPSSGGSSRLVVGPQVSKSSGKTPPSSSARTDAKPKEKCSVM, encoded by the exons ATGGCGTCGCCTTCTTCCTCTGAAGaccctccaaatccacccctggaacaacagcaacagcagccgcccaaggaaaaggaaaatgaatgcCTATACAAGACCAAAACTATTCAATTTCTTGGCCGCTCTACGCCTATTGTTCTCCAGAACGATAATGGTCCATGCCCTCTCCTCGCCATAT GCAATGTTCTCTTGTTGCGGAACAACTTAAATCTGGGTCCAGATGCAACAGAAGTATCGCAGGAGAAATTGTTGTCTCTGGTCGCTGAACGGTTGATTGATTCAAATAGTAATGTTGAT AACAAAGATGCTGGTTTTGTTGAGAATCAACAACAGAACATTGCTGATGCTATTGATCTGCTACCACGGCTAGCAACAGGGATAGATGTAAATATTAGGTTTAGGAG GAttgatgattttgaattcactccagaatgcGCCATTTTTGATTTGTTGGATATTCCTCTATATCATGGTTGGATAGTTGATCCTCAG GATCATGATACTGCTAGTGCAATTGGTTCCAAATCCTACAACGCTATTATGGAGGAGCTTGTTGCTCTGGAAACACAGCACATGGAGGATCAATGTAGTAATAATCCTGAAGATGATTGTATTGATTTTGTAGCTGCAACAACAGCAACGCTTGGAGTACCATCTCCAAGTCTTTCGAAAAATTGTTCATTTGATGAATCACCTCGTTCAGTCTCTGATGAGCAACGAATGAGAAAAGGGGATCTTGAAGAAGAGGCAGAGTTGTTGAGAGCCTTGAAATTGTCTGAATCTGTAACACCAATCTCAATGGATAATCATGGTGTTGTCGATTCCGTGGGGGACACTTATGCCACCAAATTGGATGAGGAACCATCTCCTGAAAAGGTTTCAATCATAGATGCCGTGGAGAAGGCCATAATAAAAGGCATTTGTGCTGCAGAAAATAATCTTAACCAGCAGCCCAGTTTATCCATCGAAGATTCTTGCAGAACCTCTTTGAGCAAGAGTGATGATGAAGGCGTATCACAGGAGCAAGTAAGCTCTTCACCGTTGAAGGCTGATGTGGGAAAGCCCCTTGAGACTGTTGAGTCTGAAGGGCATAAGATTTGCCCTGACATGTTGGACAATCATGAAACATTAATTGAGACTGATCCCATTTCTGGAAGAGAGAGTTCATTGGTGAATGAGAATACTGACGATATTTCTCACAAGAATGATAAAACCCCTTTGCCAGCTCCTTTTGAATCAGTCGATCATAAACCGGTAGATAAGGAAGACTCAAGTGAACTATCAGGCCTATCTTCATCTGTTACCTGTACAGATTCAGCAGATGGTAAAATTCAATGTGTTGATGTACCTGGCGGTTTGACTTCAACTGTTGGTAGTGAGCCCATGTATGAAGGAGAGGAATGTATATTGGATGCACGAAGTGCGGTTCTTGCAGCTCAAGAGCCTGTATATGAAGGTGAAGTGGTTCTTGCAGAACAAGGTTGTGGAAGCTCAATAAATTTCCCAAATGTACCGGCAAAGGATGAAATTAGTCCAAAACAAG GGGAGCTGATCAGGAATTTCTTAAAGAACAATGCAAGTCAGCTAACATTTTATGG CCTTTTCTCCTTACAAGATGGACTTAAAGAGCGTGaactttgtgtttttttccGGAATAATCACTTCAGCACCATGTTTAAG CTTGATGGCCAGCTTTATCTCTTAGCTACAGACCAAGGTTACATTCATCAACCTGATTTGGTGTGGGAAAAGCTAAATGAG GTGAATGGAGATACTTTATTTATGACGGGTAATTTCAAAGAATTCAAAGTAGAAAGTCATTCTAATGAATCTTGGGATGAACATAATGCCATG GATTATCTTGCAAGTATTGATGCCACCAAACATGCCGGATTGGATTTGAA TTCTGACCTGCAATTAGCAATAGCCCTGCAACAACAGGAGTTTGAACAACAACCACAGCGACAAAATGTGCAGCAGCCATCTTCTGGCGGCAGTTCAAGGCTGGTCGTGGGTCCTCAG GTGTCTAAAAGTAGTGGAAAAACCCCGCCATCTTCTTCCGCGAGGACCGACGCAAAACCGAAGGAAAAGTGCAGTGTGATGTGA